GAATTACATTTCTCAGTTCTCAGCATTTTACCTTGGATTATCTAAATATCAGCCCATGATTATGGCTTGGTGTCAGGAGTCGAGTTTTACCCAataatttcactgttttggcTTCCTCCAGTTGATTTTAAAGGTTTAAtgtcagtgaaatgtcaaaagaaaataaaaaaaaccctctactACTGGAACTGTGAATCAATCCATGCTGCTGAAACAACATGATGAGCGagagtaataaaaaaaacctggtGCAATGTGgacaaacagatttttttgttgtaaaaatgCATATTTACAGTAAATCCTGTTGGACAGTTGCAGTGTAACATGGATATACTCAGGTATGCTGCTCATTTCACGCCTGCATGATCCCTGCAGATGTGGCACCAAGGAAAAAAATACTTATCAATCAACCTTTAATAGTGATCAATGCACTGCCAGGAAGCAGCTGATCAAATAAAATCCTCTTGTTTTTCAGTTTAGTGTTGATAAAAAAGGACACGAGCTCTCAAAACAATCAAGGctgtacaagaaaaaaaaaagcaaaaaaaaaaaagctttatatTTCTGCTTAATTTGATTTCAACATCGACAGGAAACCTGTCGTCTTGTAATGGTGTGGAGGTGAGATGAGCCGATTCTGTACATTCCTCTTCTGGACGTCTTCTGGCTTTGCAGGAAGCTCTTTGTGAGGCGATGAGCGCTGGAATCGACGTGGAGTGTCATCTCGGGTCTGGACGTTTATCCACTGCAACAGCAGGACGAACAGCATAATCCTAAAATGGAGAGATGATTCAAATCCGGTCAAATCGAATCATATAAGACTGAATTTAAACATTAGCGCGAAAAGGTCAGAAGGTCGCAGTCGTCATACGGGGAGAGATGCGATCCTACCTGTCCTTTACGTTCTCTCTGATGCTAAAAATCACAatcctggaaaagaaaaaggtgcaATGTCTCAAGTTATGCCAAGTCCAGAAGAGGAGGTCAGGCATCTGCCTGAACAGATTCTCCAGTCTGAGGgacgcaaagaaaaaaaaacacgtcaaatTAGGCAAGGGAGGATTTTCTGGTTCACACATTTCAGCAACAAGGCAATTTAAAAACGATGAACAAACATGTAATAATGGCCAAAAGAGTGAGAAACAATGGCAAATGAAGAggtaaaagttaaaaagtgaatGTATTATAAGAGCTAAAGACACAGTGCGGCATATGACGAATGAACAGAGCTTTTAAATGAACTCATTTTGAATGGTTACAATGAAATATCGATTGGTCCTGATGGAATGTCTCTGCACAACAAAAAGTGCAATTTCACCCAGAGCATGATCACACTGACATGTTATATGTTAAAGTCAAGAGATGAGCTGGAGTCAGCTGATTTCTGGGGGGATATCAGATGTGTCTTTTATCTGACTTTGGATTTGATGTTATTTGAGTTGCTTATTTGTGATAATATAAGAGATCAATGCACCCAACAAATAGATGCTTTCTGCTCAAGGACTTATTGTCATTTACAGGAGCATAAATCTGCTCAATAGTCTGAGATGTGTGGTAACTGATTGGATTTATCTTCATATAAATCTTTACAATGGTATTTATCTTCAGATCAAACGCGTCTCTCAAGCGTTTCCTCGGCTTCCTCCTTTAAGTTAAATAGAATTTTTTGTTTGTATCCTcatttgacaaactgcagctgcttttctgtgttttattcacCTGTTCCCGTTCTGGAAGACGCCATAGAAAAGCAGGAAGGGAAGGAGGAAGTAAGTCACGAGCCACGCCGGGAGGCCGAACTTGCTCAGATAAGACACCATGTTAGCCACCATTGCTGGAACACAAATGTGACGTACAGTTACCATCATAAACCGAAACACACAAGTATTAAAAGTTAttctgattgtgtttgtgtgtgtgtgtgtgtgtgtgtgtgtgtgtgtgtgtgtgtgtgtgtgtgtgtgtgtgtgtgtgtgtgtgtgtgtgtgtgtgtgtgtgtgtgttctggcctCACCATTGTTCACCACCTCAGAGAACAGAGGAGTTGTTTTGACCGGCTCGTACTCGGTTCGGTCCTGCTCAGACGTGACGTCCTTCCGTGTTATTCTGCGTTCATTCAGCGATTTCGCCACTGCAGAGTCCTTTTCCGCCTTGGACACACCCTCGTTGTTTCTGGTCACCTCCTCATGCGTCAGTGTGGTCGTCTGGTGGCAGCTCTGTGGCTCTTTGAACATTTTTTGCGAAAGCAAACAAGGGGCGAGATCTGCCAAGAGACAAAGAGGAGAAATGTAGGCCAGCCTGCAGAGAACAGATATTTAAAGCGAATGATGTGTGACCGACCCACCATGACACCGGAGGAACTGAATGGCATCATTGTAGCCATTGTGGAAGGCTTGTTCTACCGTCTATAGGGAGAAGAAACACGTTAAGCTTCCCCAGCGGCGTTTTATCGTTCGTTATTCAACCACATCGCTCTGACCTCTACGCCCAGGGGGCAGAGAGCGTTGAAGATCCTGATGCTGTTGGCCATGTTGCCCTTGAGAGTGACCCCGATGGCGACCAGGTCCATCAGGCAGGGGGGGTCCGCCGGGCAGATGTCCACCTCCCCGGAGAACGGGCACACGGTCAGGGTGCGGTTGGAGGACAGGGGCATGGTGGGCTGGATGCCGCTGAAGCCACCGTCCAAGTAATGCTGTCAGGAGAGGAAGCCGTGCACGTTAAGACCGAGACTGGACAACGTGCACGAATTCACCGGGTTTGCGTGACACGTACGACTCCTTTAAAGGTGGGGGGATAAAAGCCGCAGTACCCAGGAACAAAGCAGCTGCACAGGAGAGCCTGAGGACGAAGCAGTTTAGACTTTATGTTAGTCTTCATATCTCGAACCTGCTCTCAAACTGAAGGCAGGATCGTACCTGTACGACGTCTTCTTTGGAGTGATACTCGGAGATGACAATCTGCTGTCCGTCGGTCATGCGGGTCACGGCCACGGCGAGGCGGCCGCTGGACAGCCGGTCGGCGTCGGGAGGGAGGTATTTGTGCAGAACGCGCTCCAGCCAGTGGAAAACATTGACGGAGGGACTCAGCGGCCCCAGTGGGAAGGCCTTCAGCTGCCTGGCAAAGCCGATCAGCTCGTCCCGGATGGCGACTGCATTCAAACAGATCGCTGGGGGTTAGACGTGGAGTCTATTTGGGGAAAATTTAAGAACAAGCCATGAAGTTACTCACTCAGGTTGATTTCGCAGACCACGGCGGCCGCTACCAAAGACCCAGCAGACGCCCCCAGCACACAGGGGGCAGAGCGAAGCATCCATGGGGCGCATGTGAGGAAGCACTGGGCGACTCCTAACTGGTAGGTGGCCAGAAATCCAGATCCAGAGAAGGAGATGGACCGAGGAACGTCAGTGTAGCTAGAATAACTGGGAGCCATCAGTAAAAGTTCTTCAGAGATCTCTTTGGTAGTTTTGTGATCATAAATGCAGAGAAGTCTCAGTTCTGTGGCGGTCCCGCTCAGATGGAAGAGCCAGTGGAAACTGCCCGAGTGTTTCATGATCAGTCTTTTAAATAGGTTTCATGCCAATTCGATATACCTTATTTGTCATAGCCATGTGATCGAGCTCAGCTCGCAAGAGCGTCAAtggctttttgtctgtttcttaaTCTGGAGTAAGACTGAAGCGCTGGAACTGCTTGTATCTGTTACATATCAACAAGTTATTAAAATTGTTTTCCCAAGTTTTTGTTGTCCTGGGTtcaaaggcagttttattttatttaaaaaaaaaaaaatcaactaaatGTACCCTATTGGAGAGTGgttcatatttctgtttttaaaaaaataatcttaaaaAGTGTGTCACATGATGTTTCATAACTCTGACCCTCCTCTGGCTACATAGTGAGGAAATTAAGCAAAATGTTGAAGTTcctggagctttttttttttttttaatagaggAGCAAAAGTAGATGATCGATGAGTTCCTGCTGccacagcgccatctgcaggcAAAGCGTTGACACTTCTTTTAACACGCACAGCAtgaaaaccactgcaccacaatGAGTTAATCAATAAGTTAGTCAAGAGCAATTATTCCCAGAAGTCAATAAAAATGTCATGATGACACGTTTGAATAAACCtggatgaaaagaagaaaaattggATAAATTCAGCATCTatattaaaactttattttacaaggcagaaaagaaaaaaaaaattcacaaaaaaatacaaacgcCTTCTGCTGATACTGGCTACAAGTTTACTGACCGGCGTTCAAGCTGCAACAGAAAAGAAAGGGTCTGCGTGAAAAAAATCCTCCCTGACACGCGGAGGACTGCGCTGCTGCTTCAATGCTtccctgtttgttttcactACATGTGAAGTGATTATGATGAGCAGGCCTGACACATGAAAGCTCTGGCTATTATTGATATGGTGTGTTGCTTTGATTAGTTATTTCACAGTTCTTTGCATCCCTTTATGATAGTGTTAGTCCAGATCACAGTTAAATGCATTAATTCACAGCAAAATGTAAAGAAACCTTAAATACGTCCAGCAGTGGAGCGCCATGTGGACAGCCAGCCTCAGATAGTGCTTTGAAGCTCTGTGATCGGTTCTATTCGCCCTTATCTCACTGGGGTGTCATGTGGAGGAGGCTGTGGTGAAACTCGATCAGGGGAAACCTCAAACTTCTCAATGAACTCGTGCACGGGGCTGCCGTCTGGGAAGTCCCTCTCCGGAAGTGGACAGCGTTCAGGGGACGCGGCCGGATCGGTCAGCTGTTTCTTCATGTCGTGAGGGAGCTTCAAGAACCTGAAGGAGGCGAAGAGAGGAGGTGAAATGTTGGATCTGCTCGCTGAAGCGGAGGGACGGAAGCGAAGAGGCTGAGACCTGAACAGGAGTTTCTGCCCCGGCTCTTTTTTGATGATGTTGAGTTTGTAGTAGTGTCGCAAGGCGCGCGACATTTTCTCATAAGTCATATTGTCTCTGTTCTgtaagaagaagaacaaaaacatgatcATCCACACTCCCGTGTCTCCCTGCTTTACCCTTTTCAggtgaaacatgcaaacatggAATCCAACCTTGTGATTTCCCCACAGACGTGCCAGCCCGTTCGGGTCCACGACCCTGAACACCAGGCTGTCCTGGTCCTCCCAGCGGATATAGTCTTGGTATTGATCATCACACAGCAGCTGATACACATAATCCCACAGCAGTCTGCACTCTGGGCAAGATTTAAAGGAGACATGACAAACAGAAGATTCTGTCATATAAGGTGAGAAGAAAGACTGCATAAATAGAATTGCTGTAGAGACATCATTACCTGGGATGCGGCCGCTGGCTTTGTGAAGTGGACTCCTTGGTTTGGCCCGACTGGACAGGTTGAGCGGCTCGGaggtctttctctctgcttcgTGGGGGAACGGAGCTCGGGGCGCCGTGGGGATCGTCTCCGATCCGTCTGAACCAGGCAGGGGAACAGATTCAGGACAGGAAATCAAACCTCATTCTGAATAACGAGCCCCGCAGGGTGTGATGTAGGTGACAGATGTGTGTCAAACCCACTGCTGCTCGGTGTGAGTGCGGCAGAGCTCGTGTTCAGAGCGGGGGGGTCTCCGGAGGGGGGCCTCGGCTCCGCCGGGCTGCCGGattcagctctgacagctgcggCGGCCTGACAGGGGCGAGCTAAGAGAACATGAGAGAAATATGAGGAAATGTGAACCGCCGAAATGAAAGCAAAAGGGACTTTTCAGACGCTGGAACCCGTGATATTTAGTAAAGGCTGATGTGATATTTAACAGAGATAATTTTACAACTGATGAACACGGAACAGGACAAAGTTATTGCTTCGGACTCTGGAGTTATAAGATCAATATTGTTGATGTAACCAAAGCTCCCTGGAAAACACACCAGACTTCAAAGGAACAACCGGCTGTAGTGTGGTAAAGTTAGGTTTTATGGTCCCGATACTTTACTGCCTCAGTCTTTTGCGGCTGCATATAAAAATGTTGCACTGACTGTCTGCTCTGATGGAAGAattaacaggaaaaacagctcATCGTGtgttaaaatgtatattttccaGCCTGTTCAACTTCACAAACATTGTACACATTGAGCTTTGTCAACCTTTGAACACGTCATGAGACACGAGTGCCAACGAACTGTTCCACCGCGGGACGAAATCAAGACGAACGATCAGGGGAGATCTCCACAAAGAAGGAGAGAATATAAAAACGCTTTCATGATGTGTCTGCACATGTGGCTGACCAGGAAGTATTCACACCCACAATCTAACAGGATGAgcaagtttgatttgatttgccacacacactcacacaatcaGCCAGTGTGTGGATCTATAATTCAGTGTCTGTGTGGTGATTGTCTTGTTTGCATTCTGCGCCTTTGGGGGGTTTGTTGTTTCAGTGGAGAATATTTGTTTTACAGATCTCTCCAGCTTGAGTCATGTCCAAGACATTCattatttgtttcatttgatttgattattttGAAGACGAATGATTCCTGCTTCAATACCACTCATTTTATACGAAGAAGAAGATTTGTAATTATCTTACAGCACTTTCTGCTGTCATTTGTTGTCCTATCAGACTCAAAATTGATCAAAAGCCACAAATTACTTTTGGATAAAAGCATCTctctctgaaaacactgaggtAAAAACACCTGAATACCATAAACAGAGCAGTTACCCCAAAGAGGAAGCTTTGCTTAAACCCAACACTGAGTGGACGGATGGTTTTATAATCTTCCTCAAGAGACTTCGTTTTCAGATCCCAGCTATTCAACTGAAGATTTTTATGACTGCACTGTGACTCAGGAGCACTGTTTCAGAGGTTGTCTCCCAATTCCTCTGTTGGCGGTTCGATTCCCCATCGTGGATGAGATGCTTTTACTCGTCCTATGTCTGCGATGCAGTGGGCAGCCACATCACGGTGCTCCGGGGAGCTGATGGGGATAACCAGGGTCATGATTGTTTACATGTTGATCATTTGCTCAGAGACCCACAGTGGTTACCCGTCCGCtgtgggaatcgaacctgcaaaCTCCCAATCCCAGCATGAAGCATGTTCAGacagctgaagctgtgaaatgcTCTCTGAAGGTAAAGCttggggtctgtgtcctgaacaCACGCGCTCTGCTTCAGAACACTGACCTGCTGAGTCGTCGATCCGGACACTCTGCGGTTCCGGGATGGTTTGAGTGGCGATCTGGCAGCTGATTGGTCCAGCTGCCACAGACGGAGGCAGACTCGAGGGGTCACtgacaacactcctcctctgctgcttcacGCATTGAAGGATCTCATAAAGGACGTCACCTGTAAACAATTAAAAGGGCGCatatgaaacacacagctgcaaaGTCAGTCGGCACGCTCTtgatgcgcacacacacacacacacacacacacacacacacacacacacacacacacacacacacacacacacacacacacacacacacacacacacacacacacacacacacacacacacacactgtcacctgAGCTGGGGCAGCGGCGTCTGAAGTCTTCCTTGGTGAGAAGGCACAGAGCCCTCCCGTTCATCTCGAAGTGTCCCCTCTCCGGCCGGCGCAGGGAGTACTCCCTCTGAGCCCAGTGCAGCCAGTGGGCCACATCCTCCTTATCCCACAGTGATGGGTTGATTCCTGGAGAGCACACCACGTTACTAACACAGGTGCTGACAGGGAGTTGGACGTGTTCATGGAGGTCCTGGACATCAACTGGATGCTGTTTGATCCACACAGGGACTCACTCAGACGTCCAGGCAGATGCCACAAGTCTTCTTGAATGGGAGGATTGATGGGGCCAGCTGGGTTAGAGGGGGGGTGATGCATGGTGGGAGGGACAACGATTCCTCCTTTTTGAACGTGAGATGGAGGGCTGCTTTCTCCGTGTTCTAGCTGCAAAAATATCCACCCATGAGCATAAAGTGACACACTCATGCAGACATTAGTTACTGCTTAAGCCCATCTAATTAATTCGATATTTGATCGAAATAGAACCCAGTTAAACAGGTTGCTGCTGAGACACTGGCTTACCTTGATCCTAGGTGACAGGGGGATTTTCTCCATGGATTAAgtccttttttgttttcgtcCTGCGCAAATACTAATATAACTTCCCCATAAGCACACATAAAGTCCGACCATTAAATCAAATTACCTATTTAATCAAACATCCTCGACCTTCATTTTATATAAATGTAGAATAAAAAGACctcgaaggaaaaaaaaaaagtctttcacattcGATCCTTCCGGGAAATGAAAACGAAAGAAACTTAATCCAGGCAGGGGGTGTGTGCGCAAAAGACTGATTGGAGGAAGCGACTGCTGCGGAGGACATTTCCAAAATCGTCTGAGTGCGTGTGAATAAAATGCGAcccaacactgtaaaaagtatCACGAAATGGTTAAACGAAACAGCGTGGGTGACAGGCATGTTGATTTTCTATCATTTACATTAGTGACTGAGGAAGCGTTGCAGGTGAGCGATATAAAAAGGGTGAAATACTGGATTTGGGTGATCAGAGCGcaagtgggtgtgtgtgtgtgagagagtgacaACACAGGAAGGAGTTTGTGCCAATAAACAGTCCAGACCGGGGCTCCTCCTCCGGAAAAACAGCGAGCAGAACCGAGAGAGCAGCTCAGGAGAGGAAAGCAGGTAAAACCAGCCGCAAACCTGTAAAGTGCTGAAATTACGCACGCGAGAGAGCGCGGTGGAAGGTTTTATCATTGCAATGGTCCCAGTTTAACGTGCAAACTAGGAAAAACTCagggatttgttttgtttacatgttgtTTAAAAGTCAAGCTGAGCTCAGAATTAATGTTCATGTTGAGGAGCTGTGCGCGATCTGCCGATTGCACtgcgcaaataatggatccgTAAATCGCGCATATAGTGGTTGATGGCGCAGCGCTTTTGTACGGTGGCGCAGAAGGGTAAACAGCAAAAATCCTCTACGCAGCAACAAACAACCACACTGCTATAGTCACTTTCTTTCTATTGTGTTGTTGTTATAAAAGTGGCTGCTTGGATGTGTGTTGTGCAGTCTAGTTTTATGTGCATAATACACTAATTCAAACATGATGCACTAAATATCTGCAGTGTGAGTCATTGCAGTTTTGACCTACTAACCCTGACCGAACTTTCACCAAATATTTGCCAGTACTGACTTATCTCTCATTTTCCTCCAGAAATGTGGGTTGAAAAAGTGGGGAAGCAGCTGGGTCGCCCAACACGCTCGGTGGTTGGATGGCTGGTCACTAAATATCTGGCAGCTTATAACCAGACCTTGGAGGAAAACGCAGTGCGACTGTGCGGGGTCCAGCCGGGGGACACGGTGCTGGAGCTGGGTCATGGCCCAGGCCTAGGCCTTGTCTCTGCAGCCAAACTGCTCACAGGCCCCACAGGCCACCTCATCGGAGTGGATTATTCTGAATACATGCATCAGGTGAGGTGGATTAAATCAATATATACTCCCACATAACTCCATGATTTTAGCACTATTCGAGACGGTAGAATAAAAATGATCTGACTTCATATTTTGattataatttttttatgtCATGTGATAGATGTCAAAAACGCTGATGAAGGAATTCATAGCCAGTGGGAAAGTGAGTCTGCATCACTGTGATGTTGCAGCCATGCCTCTGGCAGACAGCTCTGTGGACAAAGTCTTCCACACTAACTGCTACTACTTCTGGCCTGACCTGAGGAAGGGAGCCACAGAGATACACCGTGTGATGAAACCAGGTGGGCTGGAACACTGCgtcagtaaaacacatttttttccttggaTGTGTTCCCCTTGTATTGCGTTGTCAGACAGGAAAACTTGCTACAGACTTTGTTCTTTTATATTTCCCTTACTTTGCTGAACCTGCACAGGAGGCCTGATGGTGACCACACTGAGGCATTGGTTGTTGGCCACAAGAGCAAAGCGATTCATGCCAGGGGACAACTGGCAGCCAGAGGCCTACATGGCAGCTCTGAGAGATTCCGGTTTCACTGACGTCAGAATGGAGGACAAACAGGACAAAGGCGTTACTTTTCAGGCAATCTTTGCCactgcattaaaatgaaaacatgtgaaagtgagttttattcagaaataaaaactgaatcTGTGATTTACCATAATGATACAATCAATACTCAGTCACAACTTTTCCTATTGGGATTGTTAGTCTGTCTCAGCTGCAATGTTGTGTATTGTTGGAGCACTTTGTGATTTGGTTGAAATGTAACTCACTCACAGTATTATGCtgttgaaataaactgaatgttgatccttgatttgttttggtcaatgtgacatccTTATCATTCATCCCTTATGATCTCCGGTGCTGACAACACATGGGATTGCAGGAGCAATATGCTAAGCAAAGAAACAGGTAATGAGACCGCCGAAGCCTTTCCCCCagctccatccattcatctggtTTAACCAGTCCAGGGTCATGGTGCGAGAGCTGATACCAGTGTGCGTAACAGgcccatcacagggcaaacacaaagatattcacacacacccacacccacacattCCCAATTATGGCAATTGATGGTAACCAAATTCTCAAACAGGACAATATAAGTGGCGTTAAGCTTATCAACTGATAAGGATGTGGACTGTGTGACAGCAGCATTTGATAAAGTTGTTTACTTGGGGTTGATAGTTATTATTCGTGCTAACTATAAAAACTatattcaaaacaacaaaactgaatATGCACTGTTATCTAAATGAAGCTGGAAATAATGCCTTCGAACATATTTTGGATTGTGTCActtcattttaaagaaagaCACACCTTCTTGTGTCTGCAGCAGTTCAGGAAACAATGTAATCTGGCTGTCCAAAGTCCAAGCAGCAGATACTCAAGTTAAAACTTTGATATGGCAATGTCAATAAGTAATTCATTTATGTCTTCATTGTGCTTCAGTCTCGCACTGTTTTACTCACTTTATTGATGTAGATGGATTGCAGCTTTACCAATGTTCTCTGTTGTAGTAGTTTTTAtgatttgcattaaaaaactttaaaCAGCACAATAGATTATTTAATAAATCCTCCAACCAGTTTGACCAAAGTGCACTAAAGAGTGTGAAAGGAATTTCTTCCTGCGGCAATAACTCTTCTTTGCAAATAttgtttgctgcttttttgCCAGCTTCATTCTCTCTGCTTGGTCACCATTAAGCCTTGTACATGAAcgtttaataataataattatttatgATTTAATCTGACTTATTCAATATTCTAACTTTCTGTTCTATTTATGAGATTCTTTTCTGTGCAGAGCTACACTGTAGAAGAATACCCCTctgcaaataaaaacatctattctattctattctattctattctattctattctattctattaatccaggtgtccctgacctctgtaaccacgacagtaatggtcagacacacctgcgtTAATCAGCTTGTCCTGTCATGAAAGGCAGGAAGCAAAGGAGCCTCCTGGCTGTAAAATAAGTGACCAGTAGGTGGCAGGCATGATTTGTTTCCATAAATCGAGCGAAGAAGACAGACGCACGCAGGTGACGTCATCACGTCAGAGACTcggagggaaaataaaaaaggccgTGCGACGCTGGAAAAGTTTACAACTAAACTCCAAGTAAGAGTAAAACACGTATTTACGTTGAGTGAATGTCGTCCTTATTCATCTTTAGGCATTTTTGAACATATTGTCAGCTTAAGTGGCGGCAGAAAGTGACACGTCTGTCGCAGTAGTTTTTCATATCGtaccttgtttttttctcccagcaTGCAGAGAGCTTCCCGTTTGAAGCGTGAGCTCCAGATGCTGAGCACCGAGCCTCCTCCCGGGATAACGTGCTGGCAGACCGAGGAGCGGATAGATGACCTCCGAGCTCGTAAGACTTTCTGACCCAATGTTTCGTACAATTTGGCTGTCGGGGACCATTTTCTGGCTTTTTCTATCAGTCCCTGCACACCCATTTCAAAACCAGAgcttgttaataataataataataatcactcACACAAACGAAACAGTCATTTTCCTCTAATCTCCAGGGGtgccaaacacattttagttcatgAGCCACATATTGTCCAGTTTAATCTTGAGTGGGCTGAGCAGGTAAATATAGTGTGACATTTAAGTttaaacttttaagttttttctttaatgtgacGCAGAGTGGACATGATGAAattgtctatattttcacaaaaccgtACAGCTGCTCCGGAAAATGACTagtctcaacataaagacaattttaatttttttggtgcaaaatacagtggcATGTCCAAAACAAACTCATCTTTACAGCATGACTTTAAAACAGAATCAGAATGGTCGTTATTGTCATTATACAATGTGCAACGAGATTGGAGAGTTTCTCCTTTTAGTGCAGACACCACAAATATAACAATATACTGTACATTATAAATATCACAAAGGATATacgaaaaaaaataattaaagaaaaaagtatagTGCACACTTTCATTGTGACTGTATTGCTCGGAGTGAGAGGATATGAAGtagtgaacagcagcagcagcagagacagtgaTGCTTATTGCACATTTTACAGTATGTGGTTGGCTGAGTCTTAACAATAGCTCTCAGAAAGAAGCTGATTTTAGTCTGTTTGTCCTGCTTTTATGAATCTGTAGTGCCTCCCAGAGGGCAACAGGTCAAACAGCTGACAACTGGGATGCAATCTGTCCTTTATAGTGTTCTGAGCTCTGCTGGTGCACCGGGTGGAGTAGATGTCCACGAGGAAGGGGAGAGGACAGCCAGCGATCCTCTGTGCTGCTTTGGCTGCCTCAGTGCAGCTCCCGTACCAGGTGGAAACCCAGTTTGTCAGCAGCCTCTCAATGGATGAGTGGTTgtaaggccagcagcagcttcctgtcatTATTGTGCTGGAGCATTATTCTCTCAAAGCACTTCATTATAGCAGATGTGAGGATAACAGGGTGGTCGTCATTGAGGCTGGTTGTGGGTGACTTGGTTTGCTCCTGGGATGATTGTGGTGGATTTCAGGCA
The DNA window shown above is from Salarias fasciatus chromosome 20, fSalaFa1.1, whole genome shotgun sequence and carries:
- the etv7 gene encoding transcription factor ETV7, with the translated sequence MEKIPLSPRIKLEHGESSPPSHVQKGGIVVPPTMHHPPSNPAGPINPPIQEDLWHLPGRLRINPSLWDKEDVAHWLHWAQREYSLRRPERGHFEMNGRALCLLTKEDFRRRCPSSGDVLYEILQCVKQQRRSVVSDPSSLPPSVAAGPISCQIATQTIPEPQSVRIDDSAARPCQAAAAVRAESGSPAEPRPPSGDPPALNTSSAALTPSSNGSETIPTAPRAPFPHEAERKTSEPLNLSSRAKPRSPLHKASGRIPECRLLWDYVYQLLCDDQYQDYIRWEDQDSLVFRVVDPNGLARLWGNHKNRDNMTYEKMSRALRHYYKLNIIKKEPGQKLLFRFLKLPHDMKKQLTDPAASPERCPLPERDFPDGSPVHEFIEKFEVSPDRVSPQPPPHDTPVR
- the pnpla1 gene encoding patatin-like phospholipase domain-containing protein 1 translates to MKHSGSFHWLFHLSGTATELRLLCIYDHKTTKEISEELLLMAPSYSSYTDVPRSISFSGSGFLATYQLGVAQCFLTCAPWMLRSAPCVLGASAGSLVAAAVVCEINLIAIRDELIGFARQLKAFPLGPLSPSVNVFHWLERVLHKYLPPDADRLSSGRLAVAVTRMTDGQQIVISEYHSKEDVVQALLCSCFVPGYCGFYPPTFKGVHYLDGGFSGIQPTMPLSSNRTLTVCPFSGEVDICPADPPCLMDLVAIGVTLKGNMANSIRIFNALCPLGVETVEQAFHNGYNDAIQFLRCHDLAPCLLSQKMFKEPQSCHQTTTLTHEEVTRNNEGVSKAEKDSAVAKSLNERRITRKDVTSEQDRTEYEPVKTTPLFSEVVNNAMVANMVSYLSKFGLPAWLVTYFLLPFLLFYGVFQNGNRLENLFRQMPDLLFWTWHNLRHCTFFFSRIVIFSIRENVKDRIMLFVLLLQWINVQTRDDTPRRFQRSSPHKELPAKPEDVQKRNVQNRLISPPHHYKTTGFLSMLKSN
- the LOC115408630 gene encoding uncharacterized protein LOC115408630; the encoded protein is MWVEKVGKQLGRPTRSVVGWLVTKYLAAYNQTLEENAVRLCGVQPGDTVLELGHGPGLGLVSAAKLLTGPTGHLIGVDYSEYMHQMSKTLMKEFIASGKVSLHHCDVAAMPLADSSVDKVFHTNCYYFWPDLRKGATEIHRVMKPGGLMVTTLRHWLLATRAKRFMPGDNWQPEAYMAALRDSGFTDVRMEDKQDKGVTFQAIFATALK